A stretch of Ischnura elegans chromosome 4, ioIscEleg1.1, whole genome shotgun sequence DNA encodes these proteins:
- the LOC124157480 gene encoding T-complex protein 1 subunit delta has translation MAPHIMTGDSKKTQSGAYRDKSKPADIRSSNITAAKAVADAIRTSLGPRGMDKMIQAANGEVTITNDGATILKQMNLVHPAAKMLVELSKAQDIEAGDGTTSVVIVAGSLLEAAEKLLMRGIHPTNISDAFQRAALKSVEILKSMAKPVDLSDKESLIKSASTALNSKVVSQQSSILAPLAVEAVTKVVDPSKDSNVDLKDIKIIKKLGGTIEDTELIDGLVFTQKPAGTNYPRRVEKAKIGLIQFCISPPKTDMDHNVIVSDYAAMDRVLKEERAYILNIVKQIKKSGCNVLLVQKSILRDAVSDLALHFLDKIKVMVVKDIEREDIEFVCKTLSCRPIASLDHFLPEYFGNAELVEEVQTGNSKFVKVTGIQNQGRTVTVLVRGSNKLVLEEADRSLHDALCVVRCLVKQRALIAGGGAPETELCLQLAQYAQTVTGVDAYCFRAFANALEVIPSTLAENAGLNPIATVTELRNRHAQGEMTAGINVRKGAITNILEENVVQPLLVSVSAITLASETVRSILKIDDIVNTVQ, from the exons atggctCCTCATATCATGACCGGAGACAGCAAGAAAACTCAAAGTGGAGCGTACCGGGATAAATCGAAACCGGCTGACATTAGGAGCAGCAACATTACTGCTGCAAAag CTGTGGCGGATGCTATCCGAACAAGTCTTGGACCAAGAGGGATGGATAAAATGATACAGGCTGCCAATGGGGAAGTAACGATAACAAATGATGGCGCTACCATTTTAAAGCAAATGAATTTGGTTCATCCTGCTGCGAAGATG TTGGTGGAGCTCTCAAAAGCTCAAGATATCGAAGCCGGTGATGGCACAACTAGTGTAGTCATTGTTGCTGGAAGCTTGTTGGAAGCGGCAGAGAAACTTCTTATGCGTGGAATTCATCCTACTAATATTTCAGATGCTTTTCAAAGGGCAGCACTGAAGTCTGTAGAGATATTAAAATCAATGGCCAAGCCAGTAGATTTGTCAGATAAGGAAAGTTTGATTAAGAGCGCATCTACAGCCTTGAATTCAAAG GTCGTCTCTCAACAATCCAGTATTTTAGCTCCTTTGGCTGTGGAAGCAGTTACCAAAGTGGTGGATCCCAGTAAAGACAGCAATGTAGATTTAAAG gACATCAAAATCATCAAAAAGTTAGGTGGTACTATTGAAGACACAGAATTAATAGATGGGCTCGTATTTACCCAGAAGCCAGCAGGAACTAATTACCCAAGGAGGGTTGAGAAGGCAAAGATAGGCCTCATTCAGTTTTGCATTTCCCCTCCCAAGACTGAT ATGGACCATAATGTTATAGTTTCTGATTATGCTGCGATGGACCGTGTGCTGAAGGAAGAGCGAGCTTACATCTTAAATATAGTCAAGCAAATTAAAAAGAGTGGATGCAATGTACTTCTGGTGCAGAAGTCTATCTTGAG GGATGCTGTCAGTGATTTGGCCCTGCACTTCCTAGATAAAATCAAAGTTATGGTTGTGAAAGATATTGAGAGGGAGGACATTGAGTTTGTCTGCAAG ACTTTAAGTTGCCGCCCAATTGCTAGCTTGGATCACTTTTTACCAGAATACTTTGGAAATGCAGAGCTTGTGGAGGAAGTTCAAACTGGAAATAGCAAATTTGTTAAG GTTACAGGAATCCAAAACCAGGGACGCACCGTTACAGTGCTTGTGAGGGGAAGTAATAAGCTTGTTTTGGAAGAAGCTGACCGATCTCTTCATGATGCCCTGTGTGTTGTGCGATGCCTTGTGAAGCAGAG AGCATTGATTGCTGGAGGTGGTGCCCCTGAGACAGAACTGTGTCTTCAGCTGGCCCAGTATGCACAAACCGTTACTGGTGTTGATGCGTATTGTTTCCG tGCATTTGCTAATGCCCTTGAAGTTATTCCATCTACATTGGCTGAAAATGCTGGTCTCAATCCTATAGCAACAGTCACCGAGCTTCGCAATCGACATGCACAAGGTGAAATGACTGCTGGAATCAATGTACGAAAG GGGGCCATTACAAATATTCTGGAAGAAAATGTTGTTCAGCCCCTTCTAGTGTCAGTTAGTGCTATTACCCTCGCCTCTGAAACTGTCAGGAGTATCTTGAAGATAGATGACATT GTGAACACTGTCCAGTAG